GTTTCATAGCCGTTAACTAAGTGTTCTTTGATTGACAGCATACGATCCTCTCTTTGGCGGGGGTGCGGCGACTCGGGTAAGCCTCCGCTCCTCTACTATAAATTTTGGCCTATTTTTGACCAGAAGATCCCGCTGCCGGCTGAAATGATTTTTTTTAGAATACACTTTTTTAGTGCCTCGGCCCACTCTCAAGATTCGCTTTGACCCAGAGGGGAAATCCTCCTTGAATAATAAAATGATTAAGGATATTCTTTATCATTAAATGATTGCTTTCTGTTAATTGCATTTGCCACGAGGTCGTGATGACTAAAGGAATAGAGATATCTGCAGATCTAAGCGATAAGCTCCAACATTTTCTGCATGAAACGCCGGAAGTGGAGCTGGTCACTGCCTACCTGTATTTTATTCAGAACAAGTTCAAGCTGCATCCTGTGCTTTATCCCAAAAATAAAGTGATCTATCAGAATGCCGAAGATGCAGTCAGGGCTGCGGAAAAAACCAATCCCTTGTGGAAAGAAGCGGAAATCAAGATCACTTTTTCGAGAGAAAGTGTCAACGAACTGACCAAGAAGATCTACATCTGCCCCTTTTCCGGTAAGGTCTTCGGTGACAACACACACCCGAATCCTCAGGACGCTATCTACGACTGGGTTTCTAACTGCAAAGAAAATACAGAGCGTATCGGCGGATTGAAAGTGAAGCGATTCTATGTTTCCGAAGATCCTGAAGTCATCAAAAATTACCTTGATAAGACAAAGGTGAAGGAACCGATCAAAAGGACTGTTTACTCTTCCGCTTTATCCGGAAAAATCTTCAATACGAAGGAATCCGTGATTGAAGACTTTAAGAAGAACTATTTGAAGCCTCTAAGCTTGAGTGAAGTGCAAAGTCAGAATCGCTACGAGATCGAAGAGAGTTTCTTAGAGTTTATCCAAAAACAGCTGGTCGAAGATAAGATCGCCCAGTTTGTGGAAGCTTTGGCCGACAAAAAAGAATTTGTCCCCTTTGTCGAGAAGTGGCTGGCCTAAGCTTTTCTTAGAGCCTGTATTTAAACTCAAGGCATACGATTTCAGTTTTAATATAGGCTTTTGAAGCCTGTCCCCAAACTGTTAATGCACCATGATCTTCGGAACCGCTCTGTTTATACCGAAAGTATCTCGAAATTTGGAGCTTTCTCTTTGCCAAAAACCAAATTTTGAGACACTTTCGGTATAAGTCCTTTGGTTCAGTAAGGGGAGGTACCTTAGAGGCTGTCAGCAAGCAAATCATACAATTCAGTGTGTGGACTGTCTCTTAGATCGTTTTTTTGAAAATCATGGTAGAAAAATATAAGACAGAATCTCAGCAGGAAACTATCGCGATAGCGACCCGTTTCGGAGCTTCGCTCCCGATCGGTGCCGTCGTACTCTTTTCCGGCGATCTTGGAGCGGGAAAGACAACCTTCATCAAAGGCCTTGCCAAAGGGGCATGCGACATTCCTGCGTCTGAAGTGATCTCTCCGACATTTTCTATTTTAAATATTTACAAAGGCAAGAAGTGCCTTTTTCATTTTGACTTGTATCGCATGCAGAATGCCGAAGATTTTATAGCTATGGGTTTTGAAGAATATCTGTATCCGGATGGCATCACGTGCATCGAGTGGTCTGAAAGAATAGAGCAAATCCTGCCAGCAGGCCACTACCGAGTGCATATCGAGCACTTTTCGGAAAGTGAGCGCCTGATCTCCATTTCAGAAGAGGTGTGAAATGACTCTGTCTAAAATTAAAGAAGCTAAGTTCCAGGGCGCATTTGGCCCTGACGTCAAGATTCCTGTGTTTAAAACTCCCCAGGGAAAGGTGATGCCGGAGATCGCGCTGATCGGCAGATCCAATGTCGGTAAATCGTCTCTCATTAATCACATGCTGGGGCGCAAGGGGCTTGCGAAAACATCCTCCGTTCCGGGAAAGACGCAGACGGTTAACTTTTTCATCGTTAACGACCAAGTCGCTCTTGCCGACCTGCCCGGTTTTGGCTATGCCAAGGTTCCCAAAGAGCTTCGGGCCAAATGGGGTCCGCTCATTGAAGGGTATCTTCAGGGAAGGGAAAATCTTAAATTGGTATTGTTCCTCTTTGACATCAGGAGGGAGCCGAGTGAAGAGGATATCGCCATGCTCGATTGGCTGCTGCACTTTGAAAAAGATGTGATAGCCGTATTCACCAAAAGCGACAAAATATCCCACTCGGCCCATCAGAAGACTGCACATCAAATTTTGGAACATTTAAGAGCCGATATTCCCTTTGTCATCTTCTCCACGAACGAAAACAAGGGAAAAGAGGCTCTGATCAGACTAATCGACAATCACATCCAAGCGACTTAAAGGAGCCCCGTGGGACAGATTCATAAACAGACGTTCGTATGCCTCGACTGTGAGGCCACGGGACTCGACCCTGAGAAAGACAGAATCATCGAGATAGCTGTCGTCAAATTCACATTCGATGGCGCCATCGAATCTTACGAGTCCTTGGTCGACCCGGAGATGGAAATTCCAGAGACCTCCATCAAAATTCACCACATCACCCAGGATATGGTGCAGGGAAAGCCCAAAATTCAGCGTCTTTTGCCCAAAATCATCGAGATGATAGGTAGCCATATCATCATCGGGCACAACATCAACTACGACCTGGAGCTCATTAAGAACGAAGCGAAACGCTACATGATCCCCTGCAGCTTTGACAAAAATAAAACGATCGACACGCTCAGGCTGGCCAGGCTTTACGGCGACAGCCCATCGAACGCATTGGAGAAGCTGGGAGTGCATTTCAACGTGCCTCAGGACGCTGCGCACAGGGCGATGAATGATGTGCTCGTCAATATCGAGGTGTTCAAGCATCTTTCAAAGCGCTACGGCTCTCTTGAAAAGGTGTTCCAGATTCTTTCCAAGCCCATCATGATGAAAACAATGCCTCTAGGAAAGCATAAAGGACGTCTTTTCAAAGATATTCCACTGCAATATCTTCTCTGGGCTGCAAATAAAGATTTCGACCAAGACCTTCTCTATTCAATCAGAAAGGAGATTGCCGACCGCAACAAAGGCAAGCGTTTCGAGCAGCAATCCAGCCCTTTTCAGAATTTGTAAAGAAATACCCCAAGAGAAATCGAGCCCACTTCGGCCAAAAACCGACGTGAGCTCGAAATTAGCTAGCGATACCCCTCTTAGAAGCTGAAAGGCACCCTTGCGCTCTCAAACCCAAAGGTGTTCACGGAAGAGATCGTATAGATGTTTCTTCCTTTGCATCCGAGGGGGTCCGTGAATTTTGCGGCGGCAGTTCCGGGCACTTGAGTTAAAAGCTGGCCGTTTTTCCAGATATTGAAGTACCGGATGCAGTCTGAAGCATCCCATGAGAGCTTAGTCAGGCATCTCTTCTGCACAGCAAATGTGTCGCAGCATTTTTTTCCTCTTGCATTGGTCGGAGTTAAAATGTTGCCGTTAAATGCAGCCATAACCTGTGTCAAGCCCTCTTCTGGAGTTTCTTGCCAAACAGCGACGGCAAGTCCACAGGAGGCAAGTCCAATGCTTGGGTAAATGACGTCGTTTCCGGAGAATATGGTTTCAGGCGCCTGCCAGGGTTGCCCAAAGAGCTTGTAGGCGCTGATAAGGGCGCCTGTATCATCGTTTTCCCAGATGGCGATCACATTGCCATCGGCATCTACAGCGAGAGCTTCCTGAGACATGAAAGGATCGGTAAAGCTATCCCCCACACTGATGACAACGGGCGCAGTCCAGGATCCGCCGGCCGGCAGGGACGACGAGAGGACTTGGCCTGAATTGCTAGTCCAGGTGGCGGTGGCGTTACCCATGGGATCGACCACGATCGAGGGATCTTCCGTTTCATCGCTATCTGTTGAGACAACAACGGGCGGCAGCCACGAAGTTCCGTTGAAGTAGGAGGATTTGATCGAATTTCCAATGGAATAGATCGCGATGGCGTTTCCGTTCGAATCGATAGCCACGCGGGGATTGTAGGAGAGGTCTGAGACAGTGGTATCCAGTGTAACAGGGCTGCTCCAAGTCGAGGTGGTTGCGTCATATGTCGCGGCGGCAATACCCCATACGCCGGCTTCAAACCGTCTTCTCCAGACAACGACGATGTCGCCATCGGCATTGATCTGAACGCATGGCTTGTTGTCGCTGTCGCCAAAGGCAACTTCATCGCCTGAAATTACGACGAATGGGGACCAAGATCCTCCGAAGGGAAGGATGCTGATTACGGTGCGGTCCACAGTTGGGCCGTCAGGGGGGTACTCATACGTTTCCCTCCAGGCCGCCACGGCTGTTCCCGCTTCATTCAATGCGACATTCACATTGACCGCGCGGCTATCTCCGCTCAATGACGAAATAACACTCACCGGCCCCCATGTTCCATTGGAGTCTCTGACAGCTGCGATCGTCACTTGGGGAAATTCATCCTCGGAATACTCTCCTTCCCAGGCAGCTACCGCGTAGTTCGAAGAGTTGATAGCGACATCCGGATCGTCCTGAGCCGAATAGAGTTGCTTGTCGGCGGTGTTGATCTGCAGACTGCTGATGACCTGGGGGGCAGACCACCCTACGTTCGGTGTGTAAAAGGAGCTCATCACTACGTCTTCAAACCTGTCATCGGGTGGATAGGTTCGGTCTACCCAGACGGCGACGACATTACCTTGAGGGGTAACGCCCATTGTAGGGCCATTGAGGGCAGAGACATCAATCGACGGATCGGAGATCGTTTCCGCCGGCAGCCATATAGCTTCCAGAGAGCTGCCGGGCATTAATAAACATGCCGCCAGGCCGCACATCGTCACTATCCACTTGGAAAATTTTAGAAAATTTACCACGGCAATACCTCTTCTAATTTACAAATATCAACCCATTTATACCAGTTGGATCAGGCGGATTTGAATCACTTCGTGTTAGATGCGCATTCCTATGCCGACTCCCGCGAAAAGTCCTCCGGCGTCACAGCTTCTTTGCCTGATGCCACCTTTACAACTCTTGCCAAAGATCTGGGTGTAGGAGTAGTCCAGATAGCAGTTGATGAACCAATTACACCCGATATCGCGTTCAAGACCGGATTTCAATATCAAAGTCGGGCACCACTTCGTCAGATGTTTGTTTACGTAAGACGCTTTATCGTGAAATACTTTGTAATCGACCCCGACCCCGACGCCTAAATAGGGCTTCCAGCAATCCCATGGGCAAAAATATTTTTTCGCGCCTGCCGTCAACGATCCGGATGTGATCCGTGTGTACTTTTTCTCACAGGATGATTTGCCGGTTTGTTCATAATAGGAGACGTTGACCCAGGGAACGCACTCCCAGCATTGGTCATAGCTTGCTTCGATTTGGAAATCTTCCCATCCGTTCTGAAAGGTACTGCGAAAGGTGCCGTCTTGCGGAATAAAATAGGAGGTCCTGAGCTGGAGATCGAATTGCTGTGCGGTACAGTGACCGGCAATAAAAATGAGGATTGTAGCGAGACGAATTAACATAATCTCCACTCTTCTGAACTTGTTTTCATGCGGTCAGCTTAAATTATAAAAAAAATATTTGGCAACAAAAGAGCTTAAGTCAAAAAATGATTTGTGCAGAGTGGTTGACCTTCACATCTACTGTTGAAAGTTCACGTTTACAAATTTCCTCCAACTATGAATAAATTAACTCATGCTTCGCCAAAGATAAATCGCGAATGATCCTCCTCTCTCGAGGTAAAGTTAAGGGTAAATTAATGAAAAAAAGACCTGTGTGGAATGTTGGAAGTCAAAAAGAGGCTGCGTTTGACTTGCAAAAGGGCTCGTTCGAGGTGAAAATCGAACTGGCTGAAATGCTTAAGGGGGGAGTGGTCATGGATGTCACGACCACGGAAGAGGCAAAGATCGCCGAGGATGCGGGCGCGGTGGCCGTTTTGGTGGCCAACAAGTTAAGTTCGGACCTTAGATCGGATGGGGGGATTAGCAGGATGACAAGCCCCGAGTTGATCGAAAAGATCCAGGAGGCGGTATCCATTCCCGTTATTGCCAAATGCCGCATCGGCCATTTTGTCGAAGCCAAGATTTTAGAGGCGCTCTTCGTCGATTTTATTGACGAGAGTGAAATCCTGACGCCTGCCGATGAAGACCATTATATCGATAAGCATCAGTTCAGGATTCCTTTTGTCTCCGGCTGCAGGGATCTTAATGAGGCGTTGAGAAGAATTGCCGAAGGCGCTGTCCTGATCAGAACGCGAGGTGAGGCCGGCTCCGGGAATATCTCCGAGGCTGTGCGCCACCTGCGTACAATGCGCCGGCAGATTAAAAGTCTGGCTTTTTTAGACACGATGGAGCTGATGAATGAAGCCAGGAAAATGGGAGCTCCCTACCGCCTTTTGAAACAAGTTGCCGATACAGGTAAACTGCCGGTTCCCCAATTTGCTGCGGGAGGCATCGCAACGCCTGCGGACGCAGCACTGATGATGTGTCTCGGGGCAGAGAGTGTTTTTGTCGGTTCTGTGATCTTTTCATCTAAGAATCCCTCCATTTTGGCAAAATCGATAGTCAAAGCTGTTGCCAACTGCTATAACCCGGAAACTTTGGCTGAGATCAGCATGGGGCGCTTCGAGGATGTTAGGGGAAAGGAAGTCGGCATCTTAGACTCCGACGAGAGCTTTTAGGTGAACCTTGGCAAACAGCGTATCCTCTGACGACTATTTCGTTTGTGTGCGCACAATCGGTGAGCGCACAGAAAAATGTCTGATCGACAGGATATCCAAAGAATTTCCCACCCTCCCGCTTGCGGTAGTAAGCGACTACCCTTCCAGCAAAACTTTGGAGAGGGCTTTCCAGTTGGCGATGGAGTCGGGAAAGAAGTGGTCGATCCAGCTTGATGCAGATGTGCTTTTAATGCCGGGCGCCTTGCAAAAAATGTTTGATGTGCTGAGCCGGTTTGAGGAGAAAGTCTTCGCCGTCCGGTTTCTTGTCGCCGACCCGCTGCTCGGCACTATCCGCTTCGCGGGTAATCAGACATACCGCATCGACCATATTCCCTACGCTCTTCCGTTTGCAAAGCAGTCGAAAGAAAAGTTGAGGCCCGACCGCTATGTGATCGAGAAGATGGAGGCCAAGGGGTATCTGTTTGCCGATGTCAGGCAGGAGGTCATCGGGGTGCATGATGCCGAGCAGTTTTACCGTGATATCTACCGAAAATGTTTTGTTTACTCGTTCAAGCATCTCAATAAGGCCGATGAGTTCATTCCGCATTGGAGAAGCGCGGAGTCCAATCTGGACTTCAAAGTGGCGAGAAAGGGATTTGCCGACGGCGTGCAGCACCTAAGGCAAATCACGATCGATGCCAGACAAATGGACAGCGTGGCACCCGATTTTGGCGAATGGATGAAGGGGGAGGGAATCGAAGAGAAGAGTCCACTTCTTTCCTTTTCGGCCGAAGAGCAGTCGATCATTCTGCAGCAAGCGGCTGCCCGTCACTTCGCGGCCCTCAAACGAAAAAAATACCACACCTTCTATTGACCCCCCCTAATTAAAGATGGAATTTTAGAGCAAAATTCCTTATAATAGCGTCCTTTATCATGAATGAAATTAGTTAATTGACTTGATAGCGGCATTGAAGCTTTACTGCTTGAATGTTCTGTTATACCAAACAGTCTCACAGGCGGGGTTAGACTTCGAGAAACCCCAAGTTTTGAGGCGCTTTTGCTGTCCGCAGCATCAAGTGCGGTTGAGAGGAGTCCGGTCCCTTGAGTTTAGAGTCGTTGAATCACTTCATTACTTTCTATTTCATGTTTCCCCTGATTTTAATCACGGGCATCTATTTTACGCTGAAGCTGCGTTTTGTGCAGATCACCAAGCTGAAAGCGGGCTTTTCCTGCCTGATGCACAGCAACCACAAAAGCGAAGGCGATATCTCCAATTTCGAGGCGATTGCCACTGTACTCGCCGGCAATTTAGGAACCGGAAATATTTCGGGAATTGCAGTAGCCCTCGCCACAGGCGGTCCGGGCGCTCTTGTCTGGATGTGGGTCATGGCTTTTTTTGGAGCCGTCATTCAGTTTGCCGGGTGCCTGCTCGGCGTGAAGTTCCGCGGCCAGAACCAGAAGGGCGAATTTGTCGGCGGACCCATGTACTACATCGACAGGGGGCTGGGGCAAAAAAAAATGGCGGCGCTCTTTGCCGTTTTCGCTATCATCGGCAGTTTAACCTGCGGCAACTTAGTCCAGGTTAACTCCCTGTCTCTCCCTCTTGGCGAGATTGGCATATCCCCCTATTTTGTGGGCCTCGCGGCCGCTCTCTTTGTCGGTTATGTTATCATCGGCGGAGAGCACCGTGTGGCAGTTGTAGCTTCCAGTATTGTTCCTTTCATGGCGGCCCTTTATGTGACTGTCGCCTGCCTTATCTTGAGCTACCGCTTTGAAGCGATCCCTGCGGCCTTGACCCTGATGATTTCGAAGGCGTTTGACTTTTCGGCGTTGATGGGGGGCGCGGCCGGGTTTGGAGTTGCCAAGGCGATCGCCGCCGGATTTGAAAGGGGGCTTTTTGCCACCGATTCCGGAAGCGGTCTTGCGCCGATTATGCAAGCATCGGCCCGAGTTAAGAGTGCCTTTGAAGAAGGTATTGTCGCGATGGTCGCCCCGCTCGTGGTTATGGTCATTTGCACACTTACCGGTCTTGTTCTGATGGTGACCGGTGCGACGGAGGTCGAAGGGCTGAAGAGCACAATGATGTGCACATGGGCCTTTGAAGAGGGAGTCGGCCACGTCATGGGTAAATACATTGTGATCGTCTCGTTGATTCTCTTTGCTTTTACAACTATCTTGGCATGGGCCTACTGTGCCGAAAGGGCCTTCGAGTATCTTTTCGGATTGAAGAGAGTAGCTTACTTTCGCTGGTTTTTTATCGCTGTCATCCCGCTTGGGACGGTAGCTCATGTCGAACTTGTGTGGCAGATGGCCGACCTGGCGATTGCAGCGATGGTGGCAACCAATCTGTTTGGCATTATCGCCCTCTCCGGGCATGTGTTTGAAGAGAGCGAGGACTACATTCTCGGCGCGGCCTCCGAATAAAAGTCGGGAATTTCTAGCCTTTTCCAAACACTAAAGCGGCTGCGCCAAAGGCCCCCGCTTCGTTTTTCAGAGACGACAGGCGGAATTCGACATGTCGTGAAGCGGCTTTGAGCGCTTTTTTGCGGGCGCCTTCTTCGACAGTCCGAACCATATCGGGATTGGCGTCAATGATTCCCCCTCCGAACAGAACCACCGTCGGATTCAGGATATTGATGAGGCTTGCAGTAGCTGCGATCAATGCGGCTTCCCCTTCTTTGATGATCGAAAGAGCGAGGGGGTCTTTTTCACGGGCCGCCTCCTGAATAATTTTTCCTTTGATCAGCATCGGATCGCCGCCGGCTAAGGCGATCAGTCTCTTAGCGCTCACCGGATCGTTGTTTACCGCATTTCTAGCTTTAGCTTCCATACCCCATCCCGCAGCAATCGCCTCGAGGCAGCCGCGACTTCCGCATGTGCAGGGAGGGCCGTTTAAGTCGACAATCATGTGGCCGATTTCACCGGCGGTGTTTTCTGGGCCCGATACGATACGACCGTTGATGACGATGGCTCCGCCAATGCCTGTTCCAACAAAAATTGAGAGCAGATCCTTTGCGTTTTTGCCTGCTCCAAAAGAGAGCTCTCCAATCGTGGCGGCCCTGACATCGTTGGTTGCGAAGACGGGAAAGCCGAGGCGCTCTTTGAGAATTGCTGTCAAAGGGACGTTGCTCCATTTCAAGTTGGGGGCGAAGAGAACCGCTCCTGTAGACTTTTCCACCTGGCCGGCAACTCCAAGGCCGATTCCTTCGGGAGGGTACTGCTTGTCAAACAGCTTCTCAACGGAGCTTGCTATCGCTGCGATGACATGGTCGGCCCCTTTTTCGACTTCTGTGGGGATTTTAACTTTTTCGAGCACGTTGCCATCTTCTTCCACTTTGAGAATTTGAATTTTAGTGCCGCCGAGATCGACGCCGAAGGCATACGGTTTCTTTACCACTTTGAACCTCTGCTGGTAATTATCAATTCATTTCGGTATAACCCTGGCTTTCATTTTCTGCAATCGAAGGGTGCCCGAACCTATATCGAAAGCGTCTCAAAATCCCACATTTTGAGACGCTTTCGGCATATCGTAAATAAGAGGTCACGAACATGTATAAAAGTATCCTTTTAGCCGCGGATTTGATTGATCAGGACGACAACCCTGCCCTTGAGAAGGCTAAGGCGATCAGGGAGTCGACAGGAGCGGATCTGCACGTCGTCCACGCGATAGAACTTCCTTCCAGCTATGGAACCACCTATGAAATGCCCATCATCGCCGAATGGCAAGATGATTTGGAAGCCTCCGCCAGAAAAAGGCTGGAAAAACTGGGCGAGACACTGGGAATCAACGCCACAAAGCTGCATCTCAAGATCGGTCAGCCGAAATATGAGATTTTGGAAGTTGCCAAAGAGTGTAGCGCCGATTTGATTATTGTCGGTAGCCATGGAAGGCATGGCATTGGGCTTTTACTGCTCGGCTCTACGGCTAACGCCGTTTTGCACGGGGCCCAGTGTGATGTGCTGGCAGTCCGGGTGTAGAAGTTATTTTTCCTTGGCTCTGATGTACTTCTCAAAATAGGGAGGCATGTATTGCTTTCTGCCTCCTTTAAAATGGAGTAGATACTTTTCCGGATAATATCCGCTCATCGCGGAATCTTCCGTAGAAAAGTTGTACATGTCCGCCGGCAGCAGCCCAATACGGATGTCGCTGACATGAAGAAATTTTCGAATAGGGCTTAGAGCAAAGTACTCCTTTTGGAGAATGCTCCACACCGCAAGCTGACTTCCGCCCCAAATTTGCTTGTCGTCAGGCATTGATAGCATTTTGGCTAAGATCAGGTTGAACAATCGGGCAGCGGCTTCAGCCGCACCTTCGTTGATGAAACACACTCCCATATTGATGGGGATCCAGGGAGGATACTTTCTCACTGTCAGGTAGAGATCCACCCCTTTTTTGAATAGGCCGTCGAGCGGTTTTTGGACGAGCATGTCGAAGTCGATCAAAACCAGATTGCTTTTCTCTTTAAAATCGACCATGAACTGCATTTGTCCGAATGTTTCCGCATACCTCAGCTTGAAGCGGTCCAGTCTCATCCTGTACACTTCAATAGCTTCGGGGAGGTCAAAGGAGGATTCGGGGTCTGTCAGGAGGATGAATCGGCAACCGGGGTTTGAGAGGCGGCACGATTCGAACAGGCAGCGGATGTAGACGTCGGGGTCGGATTCGGAAAATTCCCTGCACAGCAAAGAGATTTTATCCTTCTCGTCCTGCTTTAACTTTTGGTAGTGGGTAACAAAGGTGATCATGCCCTATCCGCGGCCATAAAGAGCGAATTTTTCGTTCCTAAAGAGATCTTTCTCGCAGAGCCATCAAAGCTTTTCAAGTCTTTTTTAAGGGTAGGCCGCAATTTGAATTCGATACCCTGCATTTATAGGCCGATTCAGCGGCACATCATACGATTTCGGTTTGTGGACAGTTTTTAAGGATAGAGCCGGGCCGTATCCCATGTTCCTTCGCTATTTTTTGAGTAGAGAAAATGGTCATGAAGCCTTTTTTCCCGCCCCTGCCAAAAGGTTGCACCGCTTGGCATCAGGAGGAATCCGCCCCAGTAGGGCGGCTTTGTGATTTCGCGCCCTTCCCATTTCTTCTCTTCTTGAGTATAGGCCTCGTCGATCTCGCTGCGCGATGAAGCTTTTTCGCCTTGCTTGGAGGCCCAGGCGGCAAGCTGGGAGGCCCTTGGTCTTGTTGCGAAATAGTTTTGCGATCTCTCCTCGTCTACTTTGACTATCTGTCCGAAGAAGGTCGCCTGCCTCTCAAGCTCTTTCCAGAAGAAGGTGGCAGAGCCGTAAGGGTTGTCTTCGATATCGCGCCCTTTTTTGCTGCGGTAGTTGGTGAAAAACAGCAGGCCGTTTTCTTCAATCTCTTTGAGGAGAACAATGCGGGAAGAGGGCATTCCTTGCTTGTCTACGGTAGCCAAAAACATGGCGTTTGGCTCTAACACATTCGCACTCAAAGCGTCTTCCAGCCAGATCTTGAGCTGGCTCAGGGGGGTGGTTTTTAGGTCGTTCCTGCTGAGAGTTAAACGTGAATACTCTTTTCGTAAGTGATTTATTTTCATGTTCTTAAACTTGATTTTAAGCAGCTTGACTCTTGAGTTCGAATCGGGTATCAAAGCGTCTTGATCCTTTCGAAGGCGGTTCTATGAATCTAAAGACCCTCTCCCTTGAAAACCTCCCAGTTAAGAACCAGAAAGTTCTGATGAGAGTGGACTTTAATGTTCCTATCGATAAATCCGCAACGATAAAAGACGATACCCGCATCCGTGCGTCCCTTCCTTCCATCACTCACATCCTTGACAGAGGCGGTTCCGTCATTTTGATGAGTCACTTGGGACGGCCCAAAGGCGTTGTCAATAAGGAACTCTCCCTTCGTCCTTGCGCCGCAAGGCTTCAGGAGTTGCTTGGCAGACCTGTGCTGTTTGCAGGCGATTGTGTCGGGCCTGAGGCGACACACATAGCAAAAAACTTGAATCCGGGCGAAGTGCTGCTTTTGGAAAATTTGCGGTTTCATGCCGCTGAAGAGAAGCCGGAAATAGATCCAGGGTTTGCCAAGAGTCTGGCG
The DNA window shown above is from Estrella lausannensis and carries:
- a CDS encoding DUF2709 domain-containing protein; translated protein: MTKGIEISADLSDKLQHFLHETPEVELVTAYLYFIQNKFKLHPVLYPKNKVIYQNAEDAVRAAEKTNPLWKEAEIKITFSRESVNELTKKIYICPFSGKVFGDNTHPNPQDAIYDWVSNCKENTERIGGLKVKRFYVSEDPEVIKNYLDKTKVKEPIKRTVYSSALSGKIFNTKESVIEDFKKNYLKPLSLSEVQSQNRYEIEESFLEFIQKQLVEDKIAQFVEALADKKEFVPFVEKWLA
- the tsaE gene encoding tRNA (adenosine(37)-N6)-threonylcarbamoyltransferase complex ATPase subunit type 1 TsaE, translating into MVEKYKTESQQETIAIATRFGASLPIGAVVLFSGDLGAGKTTFIKGLAKGACDIPASEVISPTFSILNIYKGKKCLFHFDLYRMQNAEDFIAMGFEEYLYPDGITCIEWSERIEQILPAGHYRVHIEHFSESERLISISEEV
- the yihA gene encoding ribosome biogenesis GTP-binding protein YihA/YsxC, which gives rise to MTLSKIKEAKFQGAFGPDVKIPVFKTPQGKVMPEIALIGRSNVGKSSLINHMLGRKGLAKTSSVPGKTQTVNFFIVNDQVALADLPGFGYAKVPKELRAKWGPLIEGYLQGRENLKLVLFLFDIRREPSEEDIAMLDWLLHFEKDVIAVFTKSDKISHSAHQKTAHQILEHLRADIPFVIFSTNENKGKEALIRLIDNHIQAT
- a CDS encoding putative quorum-sensing-regulated virulence factor, producing the protein MGQIHKQTFVCLDCEATGLDPEKDRIIEIAVVKFTFDGAIESYESLVDPEMEIPETSIKIHHITQDMVQGKPKIQRLLPKIIEMIGSHIIIGHNINYDLELIKNEAKRYMIPCSFDKNKTIDTLRLARLYGDSPSNALEKLGVHFNVPQDAAHRAMNDVLVNIEVFKHLSKRYGSLEKVFQILSKPIMMKTMPLGKHKGRLFKDIPLQYLLWAANKDFDQDLLYSIRKEIADRNKGKRFEQQSSPFQNL
- a CDS encoding sialidase family protein: MVNFLKFSKWIVTMCGLAACLLMPGSSLEAIWLPAETISDPSIDVSALNGPTMGVTPQGNVVAVWVDRTYPPDDRFEDVVMSSFYTPNVGWSAPQVISSLQINTADKQLYSAQDDPDVAINSSNYAVAAWEGEYSEDEFPQVTIAAVRDSNGTWGPVSVISSLSGDSRAVNVNVALNEAGTAVAAWRETYEYPPDGPTVDRTVISILPFGGSWSPFVVISGDEVAFGDSDNKPCVQINADGDIVVVWRRRFEAGVWGIAAATYDATTSTWSSPVTLDTTVSDLSYNPRVAIDSNGNAIAIYSIGNSIKSSYFNGTSWLPPVVVSTDSDETEDPSIVVDPMGNATATWTSNSGQVLSSSLPAGGSWTAPVVISVGDSFTDPFMSQEALAVDADGNVIAIWENDDTGALISAYKLFGQPWQAPETIFSGNDVIYPSIGLASCGLAVAVWQETPEEGLTQVMAAFNGNILTPTNARGKKCCDTFAVQKRCLTKLSWDASDCIRYFNIWKNGQLLTQVPGTAAAKFTDPLGCKGRNIYTISSVNTFGFESARVPFSF
- a CDS encoding outer membrane protein gives rise to the protein MLIRLATILIFIAGHCTAQQFDLQLRTSYFIPQDGTFRSTFQNGWEDFQIEASYDQCWECVPWVNVSYYEQTGKSSCEKKYTRITSGSLTAGAKKYFCPWDCWKPYLGVGVGVDYKVFHDKASYVNKHLTKWCPTLILKSGLERDIGCNWFINCYLDYSYTQIFGKSCKGGIRQRSCDAGGLFAGVGIGMRI
- the pdxS gene encoding pyridoxal 5'-phosphate synthase lyase subunit PdxS encodes the protein MKKRPVWNVGSQKEAAFDLQKGSFEVKIELAEMLKGGVVMDVTTTEEAKIAEDAGAVAVLVANKLSSDLRSDGGISRMTSPELIEKIQEAVSIPVIAKCRIGHFVEAKILEALFVDFIDESEILTPADEDHYIDKHQFRIPFVSGCRDLNEALRRIAEGAVLIRTRGEAGSGNISEAVRHLRTMRRQIKSLAFLDTMELMNEARKMGAPYRLLKQVADTGKLPVPQFAAGGIATPADAALMMCLGAESVFVGSVIFSSKNPSILAKSIVKAVANCYNPETLAEISMGRFEDVRGKEVGILDSDESF
- a CDS encoding alanine/glycine:cation symporter family protein, whose product is MSLESLNHFITFYFMFPLILITGIYFTLKLRFVQITKLKAGFSCLMHSNHKSEGDISNFEAIATVLAGNLGTGNISGIAVALATGGPGALVWMWVMAFFGAVIQFAGCLLGVKFRGQNQKGEFVGGPMYYIDRGLGQKKMAALFAVFAIIGSLTCGNLVQVNSLSLPLGEIGISPYFVGLAAALFVGYVIIGGEHRVAVVASSIVPFMAALYVTVACLILSYRFEAIPAALTLMISKAFDFSALMGGAAGFGVAKAIAAGFERGLFATDSGSGLAPIMQASARVKSAFEEGIVAMVAPLVVMVICTLTGLVLMVTGATEVEGLKSTMMCTWAFEEGVGHVMGKYIVIVSLILFAFTTILAWAYCAERAFEYLFGLKRVAYFRWFFIAVIPLGTVAHVELVWQMADLAIAAMVATNLFGIIALSGHVFEESEDYILGAASE
- a CDS encoding ROK family protein, producing the protein MVKKPYAFGVDLGGTKIQILKVEEDGNVLEKVKIPTEVEKGADHVIAAIASSVEKLFDKQYPPEGIGLGVAGQVEKSTGAVLFAPNLKWSNVPLTAILKERLGFPVFATNDVRAATIGELSFGAGKNAKDLLSIFVGTGIGGAIVINGRIVSGPENTAGEIGHMIVDLNGPPCTCGSRGCLEAIAAGWGMEAKARNAVNNDPVSAKRLIALAGGDPMLIKGKIIQEAAREKDPLALSIIKEGEAALIAATASLINILNPTVVLFGGGIIDANPDMVRTVEEGARKKALKAASRHVEFRLSSLKNEAGAFGAAALVFGKG